DNA sequence from the Marinilongibacter aquaticus genome:
CCTTTTACAACCAAAAAGCAATATGGACAGGCAGTCAACTCATTGTGGGCGGAGGAGTCAATGCTGCCAATCCCGGTGGAGCCATTGCCGTGAGAGCTTATAATGCCAGTACCGATTCATGGACACTGTATAACCGCACGCCCAGAAACCTCAAAGCCCCCGCCATGGGATGGGATGGCGAATCTGTGCTTCTTCAAGGTGGTTCGCTGTATTCGGCAGACTTTTTAAAGTTCGATCCCGATTCGGGCAATCCCGCACATGTGGAATTGGCAATCAAAAGGTTTTTTTACAAATACATCAAAGATTGAAAAGCGGTACAATATTGAAAAAGGATCTTCTTGATTTTCTTTCAGCCAGACAAATGTAACTTTTATGCTAAACAACGCCTCGTAAATGAAATACACATAAAAGTACTAACTTGTAGAAAGTTAACTTTGACCAAACGTATCAATATTTCAAAATTAACGGCTTCAAATATGAATTCCTTTTGGCCAAGACCGCAAGAAAGCATCTAAATGAAGGTACCTTTATCAATCATATTGACTGTGTGCTCTTGGCACATTTCCTTTTCTCAGACAAGTAGCTTGGATTCAACATGGACCGTAAAAGGTCAAGAATTTCGATTAACCCTCAAATCCAACAGTAACTCTGAGGAAGTACTAAACACGTTATTAAAAATTTCCCGAGATTCGGAAACCATATTGATTGATACTATTGCAAGTAGTCGACTCTACATTGAACTTCGGGACATGAACAGTGACAATTTAATAGACCTCCTCATTTACCAAAGTTCTGGAGCAAGAGCCAATGAAACATTTAACTTATTCCTGTATAGACCCACTTCGATGAATTATTTGAAAGTTGAAGGATTTAATGATTGGCCAAATATGCATTCTACAAAAATCCCTGGTGTAGTTGCAAGCTACATTTTGAAGGGTGTTAACGAGTATAAATTTTTTGAAATAAATAGCTGGGGAGAATTGACTGACTTAAATATTTCCGAAGCGGATAGTTATCTTGATGGAAAAGCATATAATAAAGGCCTCGACAAAGTTAGGCGATTAAAAAAATCATATCGACCATGAATAATGGCCAAAACTTATTAAATCGGACTAACTTTTTGGAACATGCAACAGACAAAACCCAAATGAATAGAATTTTACTAACCCTCGGCATAGTACTGATTTTCAAAATTGTCAGTGGACAAACCAGAAATTTCATTGACCAACCCTATATAGAAACTACAGCTAAATTCGACACATTGGTAAGCCCAGATAGAATTTACCTATCCATTCTACTTTCCGAAAGTGGCACAAAGGGAAAACAAACAGTTGAGGAGCTTGAACGTAATATGGCCAATAGGTTAAGTGCAATTGGTCTAGATCTTGAAAAGCAACTTTCCTTGAGAGATGTAACAAGCAATTTTAAAAAGTACTTTCTAAAAACACAGGACATTTTAAAAGCGAAAGCTTATTCTCTTTTGGTTTACAATGCCAATACAGCGGGTCAGGTCATCTATGAAATGGAGAAAATCGGGATTTCAAATATTAGCATTGAAAGAACCGAATATTTCAAAATGGACGAGTTGAAATTAATGCTGAAAGCTAAAGCTGCAGAAAAAGCAAAAAAACAAGCTGAATCAATCGCTAAATCACTAAACCAAACTATTGGCAAAGCAATTCATATTACAGATTTTCAAGCAGATTTGTCAAATGCTCTTCAAGGTCGAGCCTCTGGCTTAGTAGTTAACGGAAATTTATCGAGACTCGAAGAAGAGTCAGCACCCATTTCCATCGAATTCGAAAAAATAAAAGTAGAAAGTAACTTAAATGTAACTTTTATACTAAACTAAATTTTACAACGTGCTAAACAACTACTGCCCCAGCCAAACCAGAAATTTCTTGCTTATTTTCAGCTTAACAAAAGACAAACAAAACTCATCTAACAGATAATACATGAGGCTGTTAGCCTTTGCCGAAAAACACGTGCAATAAATCTAAAACAAACACGTATTTTTGTTAAAAAGAAAATAGATGAATACGAAATTGACTTTGACGATTGAAAAAGAGGTTATTGAGATAGCCAAGAAATACGCGAAAGAAAAAGGGCAAAGCCTTTCTGAAATGGTCGAAAACTATTTCAAATTTGTGACCGTGAAAAGAGCCAAAATCAAAGAAAAACAACTTTCACCAAAAGTTAGAAAGCTGAGAGGGATTATCAAAACGGACGAGAACCTTGATTACAAACAAATTTTGACCGAAGAGCTTTCAAAAAAATATGGAGTATAAACTTTTTGTAGATTCCGATGTCGTTATCGACTTTTTTACCGATCGAAAGCCCTTCGCGAACCCAGCGAGTGAGCTTTTCGAACTCAGTGAACAGGGCGTTGTAAAAATTTATTTGTCAGCCATAAGTATCAACAACATTTATTATATCGTCAGAAGGTTCTTAGGTAACAAAAAGTCACTCGAGGTTATCGAAACTTTGGCCGAGATGACTGAAATTATTGGAACAACAAAAAAAGAGATTATCCAGGCTTTAAAAAATAATTTTACAGATTACGAGGATTCAATTCAATATTCTTCGGCTCTTACAATTAAGGATTTGGATGCAATAATTACGCGAAACATAAAAGATTACAGAAGTTCTACAATTGCCGTTATGACCCCTTTGAACTTTATTAAAATGAAAGAAAGAAATGAGGGTCAACAGCTTCTCTAAACAACTACCACCCCTAGCTAAATCCAAAATTTCTTGCTTATTTCCTACTTAAGTTTCATTCAAACATTGGCACACAACTTACCATCACAATCCTTTGGCACTAAAAAAACATGACACTTGAATAAGCAATATGTACACAAAGCATTTGGGCTGGCTGCAGCCCTGTTGAGTGCTTACTATTTATACCGGGAATAAAATTCCGATTTTTTACCGAGGGCAATCTGTCCGAAAAAGCCATCTGGTACACCTTGCATTTGGCTACCGCAATTGGGCCACTGGTTCTTGGTCCCTTTCAATTTTGGACTTGGCTTCGCGTGCAGCACCCTCTTGTTCACCGCACTTTGGGAAAAATCTACATGATTGGCTCATTTTTTGGTGGACTCACCGCTCTTTACCTTGGCCTAAGCATTGATTTGGAAGGCTCAAAAGTCCCGCTTTTTCTCCTGTCTTGCACTTGGTTGTTCATGACCATTGCCGCCTGGATTACGATCAGGAACAAAAATATCGCTGGACACCGATTATTTGCTATCCGAAGCTACGCCCTTGCGATGGTTTTTGTGTTCCTCCGCCTGATCGGCGACATCCCGCAAGACAAATTATTCTTTTTCATCAAATCACCGGAAATTCGAGACACCACGCTTGAATGGCTCAGTTGGATTATACCCCTATTGACAATAGAACTGATTTATTCTTGGATTCCGCTGTTGAGCAATAAGAAACGCCAAACCCGCCGAGCCTGACACGGCAAACAGCATTGTGCCTAGCCCAATGCTTGATCGAAAATCCAATGTGTTTTGCTAAATTAGGCCAGCCAGTGGAAAGGCCTTTGGGATTTCCGACTCAAAAAAACAGGCTCAAACTCTCGACCAAAAGCAGATAGAACGCGATTAAGCACGTCATGAAAAAAACATTCATCGGACTAATAAAAGAAATCATCCCGGTAATAATTGGGATTTTGATTGCCTTGTTTATCGACAATTGGAAAGAACAAAAAGAAGAGGAAAAGTATGTCGATCAAATATTGGAATCGGTAAAATTGGAACTCAAAGAAAACAAAACCGATATCGCCGAAAACATCTCGTCACAAAAAGAATTGATTGACAGTTTAAACCATTACGCCGACGACAAAGAGCTTTCCGTGCTTCAGATTCTCTACAAAGTGAAGGGCTTTCATGCACCCAAAATTCGCACCAATTATTGGATCGCCATTTCGAACACAAAAATTGAATTGTTCGACTATCACAAACTCAGTGTATTGAGCAACATTGAAGAGGAAAAAGAGCTTTTAAAAGGGAAATTATATTATTTGATGAACCTTATATATTCAGATTCAAGAGACACTTCAAGAGAAAAAAAGGAGCAAGTTGTGCTTTTGGTCATGGATATAATCAGCACTGAAAGAACAATCAATCAAGAAATTGAAGCTTTTGAAGATTTACAACCGCTCGTGAAAAAACAAAGCGAGCACAGCCCCTAATCGCCCTGAAAAATGAAAATACTGTTGATACTTATTTGTCTATTGCCCGCCCACAGTTTTGCTCAGTTCACTTCCGAAGCACCGCAAGATTACGGAGAGTATCATCAGCAGATACAGCAGGCGGAAATCGCGATCGCGAAGGCCAAATTTCAAGAAGCCTTGCAGATTTACACCGAGCTTTTCCATGCCTTTGATTTCATTTTCCTAAGAGATTACAAAATTGCGGCTCAGCTTGCTCTGCATTTGAATGAGAAAGAAAAAGCTTTTGAATTTATCCAAAAAGGCATTGCGGCAGGCTGGGATTTGAAAAACCTCAAACAAAATACCTTTCTCGCCAAACTTCGGCACGAACCCGAATGGGAGTCCATTGAAAACAACTATGCCGAGCGTAGACAAGATTATTTGGAAAGCTTGGATCAGTTCACCCGAGAGCAAGTGCACGAGATGTTCAAGTTGGACCAAAAAAGGGCATTCGGGGCCTTCATTCGGGTCTTCGACAAGGCACAAGAAAAATACGCGATCAGAAAATTTGCTCCTCATAGCGAAAAACAAATGGAGAAGCTTGTTCAGATTTTGGAAGAACGGGGCTATCCCGGCGAACGACTCATCGGCAATAACTTTTGGATGTCGACCGTACTCAGCCATCACAATTCCATTACGACAAACTATGCGAAAAAGGATAGCCTGTACCCCTTTATTCGGCCAAAACTCATTGAAGCCATCGACAAAGGGCAGATTTCGCCTTATGAATTTGCTTTAATCGACGATTGGTACATTACCGTCAGTGCCAATCGGACACAGACAGGCTATGGCTATCTCATTCCGCCATCGCCTGCGAATCTTACCGAAACGAATGCCCTGCGTGAGCAAATAGGCCTTAGAAGCGTGGCCCTGCGAAATACGCTCGTCGATGTGCAAGAAGAAACCGGCATGGATTTTTATTTGCCCGACTGGATAAAGGGCAAAATCGAAGTGGAATGAACCCAAGTGCTTGAAGATATAAGTAAGTTTACAAAAGCTTTTTTACGCACGAATTTGTATAATCCAAAACAACAACAAAGAGATGAAAAAGGTAATCTTAGCGACCGTTTTGCTTTTGACGTTTAGTAAAGTGGGTTCAGCACAATCGAACTTTGACAAAACAAAGTTGGACCGCTATTTCAATGCACTCGAAGAACACAACAAGTTTATGGGCAGTGTTGCCGTTTCTAAAAACGGGGAAATTATTTATGCGAAAACAATTGGCTACGCAGATCTTGAAAACAAGGTAAAAGCCAATGAAAAAACCAAGTACCGAATTGGCTCAATTTCCAAATCCTTCACAACAGTTTTAATCTTAAGAGCCATCCAAGAAAAGAGATTGGATTTAGACCAAACCATTGAAAAGTGGTTCCCGACCCTTGAAAATGCCGGAGAAATAACAGTAAAGCAATTACTAAGCCATAGAAGCGGGATACACAATTTCACAAATAACGCAGACTATTTGAAGTGGAACACAAAGGCAAAAACCGAAAAAGAGATGGTCGAAATTATAGCCAAAGGCGGCAGCGATTTTG
Encoded proteins:
- a CDS encoding type II toxin-antitoxin system VapC family toxin, with product MEYKLFVDSDVVIDFFTDRKPFANPASELFELSEQGVVKIYLSAISINNIYYIVRRFLGNKKSLEVIETLAEMTEIIGTTKKEIIQALKNNFTDYEDSIQYSSALTIKDLDAIITRNIKDYRSSTIAVMTPLNFIKMKERNEGQQLL
- a CDS encoding DUF6364 family protein gives rise to the protein MNTKLTLTIEKEVIEIAKKYAKEKGQSLSEMVENYFKFVTVKRAKIKEKQLSPKVRKLRGIIKTDENLDYKQILTEELSKKYGV
- a CDS encoding DUF6090 family protein is translated as MKKTFIGLIKEIIPVIIGILIALFIDNWKEQKEEEKYVDQILESVKLELKENKTDIAENISSQKELIDSLNHYADDKELSVLQILYKVKGFHAPKIRTNYWIAISNTKIELFDYHKLSVLSNIEEEKELLKGKLYYLMNLIYSDSRDTSREKKEQVVLLVMDIISTERTINQEIEAFEDLQPLVKKQSEHSP
- a CDS encoding DUF2306 domain-containing protein — encoded protein: MATAIGPLVLGPFQFWTWLRVQHPLVHRTLGKIYMIGSFFGGLTALYLGLSIDLEGSKVPLFLLSCTWLFMTIAAWITIRNKNIAGHRLFAIRSYALAMVFVFLRLIGDIPQDKLFFFIKSPEIRDTTLEWLSWIIPLLTIELIYSWIPLLSNKKRQTRRA
- a CDS encoding SIMPL domain-containing protein (The SIMPL domain is named for its presence in mouse protein SIMPL (signalling molecule that associates with mouse pelle-like kinase). Bacterial member BP26, from Brucella, was shown to assemble into a channel-like structure, while YggE from E. coli has been associated with resistance to oxidative stress.), with product MNRILLTLGIVLIFKIVSGQTRNFIDQPYIETTAKFDTLVSPDRIYLSILLSESGTKGKQTVEELERNMANRLSAIGLDLEKQLSLRDVTSNFKKYFLKTQDILKAKAYSLLVYNANTAGQVIYEMEKIGISNISIERTEYFKMDELKLMLKAKAAEKAKKQAESIAKSLNQTIGKAIHITDFQADLSNALQGRASGLVVNGNLSRLEEESAPISIEFEKIKVESNLNVTFILN